The Beijerinckiaceae bacterium RH AL1 genome has a segment encoding these proteins:
- the clpP gene encoding ATP-dependent Clp protease proteolytic subunit (Endopeptidase Clp) (Caseinolytic protease)(Protease Ti) (Heat shock protein F21.5) (ID:RHAL1_01127;~source:Prodigal:2.6) — MRDRDPYELYDNYLIPQVIENTTRGERGFDIYSRLLREHIIFLTGPVEDHMASVIIAQLLFLEAENPKKEINMYINSPGGVVTAGLAIYDTMQFIKPKITTLCTGQAASMGSLLLCAGAPGMRYCLPNARVMVHQPSGGFQGQASDILRHADDIMKIKRRLNEIYVKHTGKDYDTIERTLDRDHFMTAEEAKDFGIVDHVITERPDDKPEIKA, encoded by the coding sequence ATGCGTGACCGCGACCCGTACGAGCTCTACGACAACTACCTGATCCCGCAGGTGATCGAGAACACGACGCGCGGCGAGCGTGGGTTCGACATCTATTCGCGCCTGCTGCGCGAGCACATCATCTTCCTGACCGGGCCGGTCGAGGACCACATGGCCTCGGTGATCATCGCCCAGTTGCTCTTCCTCGAGGCGGAAAACCCCAAGAAAGAGATCAACATGTACATCAACTCGCCGGGCGGCGTGGTCACGGCGGGCCTCGCGATCTACGACACGATGCAGTTCATCAAGCCGAAGATCACCACGCTCTGCACCGGCCAGGCCGCCTCGATGGGCTCGCTGCTGCTCTGCGCCGGCGCGCCGGGCATGCGCTACTGCCTGCCGAACGCCCGCGTCATGGTCCACCAGCCCTCGGGCGGCTTCCAGGGCCAGGCATCCGACATCCTGCGTCACGCCGACGACATCATGAAGATCAAGCGCCGGCTCAACGAGATCTACGTCAAGCATACCGGCAAGGATTACGACACGATCGAGCGCACGCTCGATCGCGATCACTTCATGACCGCCGAGGAAGCCAAGGACTTCGGGATCGTCGACCATGTCATCACGGAGCGCCCGGACGACAAGCCGGAGATCAAGGCCTGA
- a CDS encoding Antitoxin (ID:RHAL1_01128;~source:Prodigal:2.6), with translation MDATNEVKIGVRELRSNLSHYLSLAAEGTTVLVTSRDVVVAEIKAPAPKQDLRRRRGGLKGRIWMAEDADILPEDVLQAMEAPKF, from the coding sequence ATGGATGCGACAAACGAAGTCAAGATCGGCGTCAGGGAGCTTCGCAGCAATCTCTCGCACTACTTGAGCTTGGCCGCGGAGGGAACGACGGTGCTCGTGACCTCTCGCGACGTGGTGGTCGCCGAGATCAAGGCGCCTGCGCCGAAGCAAGACCTCAGGCGTCGTCGCGGCGGCCTCAAAGGTCGCATCTGGATGGCCGAGGATGCCGACATCCTGCCTGAGGATGTGCTGCAGGCGATGGAAGCTCCCAAGTTTTGA
- a CDS encoding Twitching motility protein PilT (ID:RHAL1_01129;~source:Prodigal:2.6), whose protein sequence is MKLLLDTHTLLWWITDDPRLQATVIAAIESPDSEVWVSIVSLWEIAVKVRSGKMAVDIKDVEREIATIGFKMLAITAQHLDVLIGLPMRHRDPFDHLLIAQAIREGAKLVTTDREIRGYPVDVL, encoded by the coding sequence TTGAAGTTGCTTCTCGATACGCACACCTTGCTGTGGTGGATCACCGACGATCCAAGGCTTCAGGCGACCGTGATCGCGGCGATCGAGAGCCCCGACAGCGAGGTCTGGGTCAGCATCGTCTCGCTCTGGGAGATCGCGGTCAAAGTCCGCTCAGGCAAGATGGCCGTGGACATCAAGGATGTGGAGCGCGAGATCGCGACGATCGGCTTCAAGATGCTGGCGATCACCGCGCAACATCTCGACGTCCTGATCGGCCTCCCGATGCGCCACCGCGATCCCTTCGATCATCTGCTCATCGCCCAGGCGATCAGGGAAGGCGCGAAGCTGGTGACCACGGATCGCGAGATCCGCGGTTACCCCGTCGACGTTTTGTAG
- the tig gene encoding Trigger factor (ID:RHAL1_01130;~source:Prodigal:2.6), whose protein sequence is MQVTQTHADGLKREFQIVLPAEDLSSRMATQLSEMQAKARIKGFRPGKVPIPHLKRLYGRAIMADVVQEAVGEARTKMIEENDLRVAGEPKFDVDGDENVLERALEAKGDLTFKVALEVLPKVEVGSLDDIEIEKLVADVPEEEVDRIVGLLANQNRTFEPKGAGATAETGDKVTIDFVGKIGDEAFEGGSGESVDLVLGSNSFIPGFEDQIVGMKVDEDRTVTVTFPADYGAANLAGKEANFGVKLKEIAAPQELALDDAFAKNFGLGSFDKLKESIRDNIARDYGQASRAKWKKTLLDTLDKRYGFELPQGLVDQEFDAVWRQVQAEKARGGMDAEDAGKSEDDLKAEYRAIAERRVRLGLVLAEIGKDANVQVTQEEMNQALMERVRQFPGEEKQVFDYFRQNPQAMAQIQAPLFEEKVVDHIVSKAKVTERKVSKDELTKLDEDDAKAA, encoded by the coding sequence ATGCAAGTGACCCAGACCCACGCCGACGGGCTCAAGCGCGAGTTCCAGATCGTGCTGCCGGCGGAGGACCTCTCGAGCCGCATGGCCACCCAGCTGTCGGAGATGCAGGCCAAGGCGCGGATCAAGGGCTTCCGGCCCGGCAAGGTGCCGATCCCGCACCTGAAGCGCCTCTACGGCCGCGCCATCATGGCCGACGTCGTGCAGGAGGCGGTCGGCGAGGCCCGCACCAAGATGATCGAGGAGAACGATCTGCGCGTCGCGGGCGAGCCGAAGTTCGACGTCGACGGCGACGAGAACGTGCTGGAGCGCGCGCTCGAGGCCAAGGGCGACTTGACGTTCAAGGTGGCGCTCGAGGTGCTGCCCAAGGTCGAGGTCGGCTCGCTCGACGACATCGAGATCGAGAAGCTGGTCGCCGACGTCCCTGAGGAGGAGGTCGACCGCATCGTCGGGTTGCTCGCCAACCAGAACCGCACCTTCGAGCCCAAGGGCGCCGGCGCCACGGCCGAGACTGGCGACAAGGTGACGATCGACTTCGTCGGCAAGATCGGCGACGAGGCCTTCGAGGGCGGCTCGGGCGAGAGCGTCGACCTCGTGCTCGGCTCGAACTCGTTCATCCCCGGCTTCGAGGACCAGATCGTCGGCATGAAGGTCGACGAGGATCGGACCGTCACCGTCACCTTCCCGGCCGATTACGGCGCGGCGAACCTCGCCGGCAAGGAAGCGAATTTCGGCGTGAAGCTAAAGGAGATCGCGGCGCCGCAGGAGCTCGCGCTCGACGACGCGTTCGCGAAAAACTTCGGCCTCGGGTCGTTCGACAAGCTGAAGGAGTCGATTCGCGACAACATCGCCCGCGACTACGGCCAGGCCTCGCGCGCCAAGTGGAAGAAGACGCTGCTCGACACGCTCGACAAGCGCTACGGCTTCGAGCTGCCGCAGGGGCTCGTCGACCAGGAGTTCGACGCCGTGTGGCGCCAGGTTCAGGCCGAGAAGGCGCGCGGCGGCATGGATGCCGAGGACGCCGGCAAGAGCGAGGACGACCTCAAGGCCGAGTACCGCGCGATCGCCGAGCGCCGCGTGCGCCTCGGGCTGGTGCTGGCCGAGATCGGCAAGGACGCCAACGTTCAGGTGACGCAGGAGGAGATGAACCAGGCGCTGATGGAGCGCGTGCGTCAGTTCCCCGGCGAGGAGAAGCAGGTCTTCGACTACTTCCGGCAGAACCCGCAGGCGATGGCGCAGATCCAGGCGCCGCTCTTCGAGGAGAAGGTGGTCGACCACATCGTCTCGAAGGCGAAGGTCACCGAGCGCAAGGTGTCGAAGGACGAGCTGACCAAGCTCGACGAGGACGACGCGAAGGCGGCGTAG
- a CDS encoding Multicopper oxidase with three cupredoxin domains (Includes cell division protein FtsP and spore coat protein CotA) (ID:RHAL1_01132;~source:Prodigal:2.6) gives MRVDRRRLGGLVAGGVAATLLPTRVAGETPDKPIVLQAGPAQLRLVPTGDTAVWAYGGQVPGPLLRIKLGESLRICLENRLAQPTTLCWHGVRLPNAMDGVAGLTQPPVAPGASYDYAFTPPDAGLFWYHPHIFPQSAEQVGRGLYGALIVEEREPPRVDDDILLVLDDWALDSKGALLGDFASLAQARGAGRIGALVTVNSKPVPLPLTARPGARLRLRVLNACAARIALVGFDGAPPTLVAIDGQPSELFRPARDTVPVGPGSRFEVMLDMPAKAGRAAIVLRGLGSPDVALAEVAIAGAPVPPHPPIARLPENPLLPTRIPLERAVKRDLVIALAPSSDAHWAWSLGGAPSDGVSGMPLFKVKRGGAVTLGFVNKSEQVQQMHVHGHVFRVLHDLDDGWDPYWRDSILIGPGKTKHVAFIADNPGRWAIESLILDRQVTGLAGWFEVG, from the coding sequence ATGCGGGTGGATCGACGGCGGCTGGGCGGGCTCGTGGCAGGCGGGGTGGCGGCGACGTTGTTGCCGACCCGGGTCGCGGGGGAGACGCCGGACAAGCCGATCGTGCTTCAGGCCGGCCCGGCGCAGCTCCGCCTTGTGCCGACAGGCGACACGGCCGTCTGGGCCTACGGCGGCCAAGTGCCGGGCCCGCTCCTGCGCATCAAGCTCGGCGAGAGCCTGCGCATCTGCCTCGAGAACAGGCTGGCCCAGCCGACGACGCTCTGCTGGCACGGCGTCCGGCTGCCGAACGCGATGGACGGCGTCGCCGGGCTGACCCAGCCGCCCGTCGCGCCCGGTGCCAGCTACGACTACGCCTTCACGCCGCCGGACGCGGGGCTCTTCTGGTACCACCCGCACATCTTCCCGCAGTCAGCCGAGCAGGTCGGCCGCGGGCTCTACGGTGCGCTGATCGTCGAGGAGCGCGAGCCGCCGCGCGTCGACGACGACATCCTGCTCGTCCTCGACGACTGGGCGCTCGACTCCAAGGGTGCGCTCCTCGGCGATTTCGCGAGCCTCGCCCAGGCGCGCGGCGCCGGGCGGATCGGCGCGCTCGTCACGGTCAACTCCAAGCCCGTCCCGCTCCCGCTCACCGCGCGGCCCGGCGCGCGACTGCGGCTGCGCGTGCTCAATGCCTGCGCGGCGCGCATCGCGCTCGTCGGCTTCGACGGCGCGCCGCCGACCCTCGTCGCCATCGACGGGCAGCCGAGCGAGCTGTTCCGCCCGGCCCGCGACACGGTGCCGGTCGGCCCCGGCTCGCGCTTCGAGGTCATGCTCGACATGCCGGCCAAGGCGGGACGGGCGGCCATCGTGCTGCGCGGGCTCGGCTCGCCCGATGTCGCGCTGGCCGAGGTGGCGATCGCCGGCGCGCCGGTTCCGCCGCATCCGCCCATCGCCAGGCTACCCGAGAACCCGCTGCTGCCGACCCGCATCCCGCTCGAGCGCGCGGTGAAGCGCGACCTCGTCATCGCGCTGGCGCCGTCGAGCGACGCGCACTGGGCCTGGAGCCTCGGCGGCGCGCCGTCCGACGGCGTCTCGGGCATGCCGCTCTTCAAGGTGAAGCGCGGCGGCGCGGTGACGCTCGGCTTCGTCAACAAGAGCGAGCAGGTCCAGCAGATGCACGTGCACGGCCACGTCTTCCGCGTGCTGCACGATCTCGACGATGGTTGGGACCCCTACTGGCGCGACTCGATTTTGATCGGCCCCGGCAAGACCAAGCACGTTGCCTTTATCGCGGACAATCCCGGCAGGTGGGCGATCGAAAGCCTGATCCTCGATCGCCAGGTCACCGGCCTCGCCGGCTGGTTCGAGGTGGGCTAG
- a CDS encoding GDSL family lipase (ID:RHAL1_01133;~source:Prodigal:2.6), protein MSGAVAAQVPAAPPAAQGAPAPQQPQPVPVPSAGGPGPGPTATTAPPPLSPSCDAPATDIAATAPLPNVAKAIAEHKTLEILAVGSASMETIGSANGVKSYPVQIEDLLKAALKGVDVDIINRGTGGEVAQTSSDRIHSEVGLTKPDLVLWQLGTNDALARVDPEQFTEIVKSTIDWLKGQGIDVVLVGLQYTSRFARDENYFAIKRALDRIAKEENILYIKRYDAMKFIAQTRAKVHLMTSDNYHLSELGTQCMAEHVAHAMVASIFVRRFRPAAKPPATTSN, encoded by the coding sequence ATGAGCGGAGCCGTGGCGGCGCAGGTTCCGGCCGCGCCGCCCGCCGCCCAGGGTGCGCCTGCGCCGCAGCAGCCGCAGCCCGTCCCCGTGCCTTCGGCCGGCGGCCCCGGCCCGGGCCCGACGGCCACCACCGCGCCGCCGCCTTTGAGCCCGTCCTGCGATGCGCCGGCGACCGACATCGCCGCGACCGCGCCGCTGCCGAACGTCGCCAAGGCCATCGCCGAGCACAAGACGCTCGAGATCCTCGCCGTGGGCTCGGCTTCGATGGAGACGATCGGCAGCGCCAACGGCGTGAAGAGCTATCCCGTGCAGATCGAGGATCTGCTCAAGGCCGCGCTGAAGGGCGTCGACGTCGACATCATCAACCGGGGCACCGGCGGCGAGGTCGCGCAGACGTCGTCCGACCGCATCCACAGCGAGGTGGGCCTGACCAAGCCCGACCTCGTGCTGTGGCAGCTCGGCACGAATGACGCGCTGGCGCGGGTCGATCCGGAGCAGTTCACCGAGATCGTGAAGTCGACCATCGACTGGCTGAAAGGCCAGGGCATCGACGTCGTCCTCGTCGGCCTGCAGTACACCTCGCGCTTCGCCCGCGACGAGAACTACTTCGCGATCAAGCGTGCGCTCGACAGGATCGCGAAGGAGGAGAACATCCTCTACATCAAGCGCTACGACGCGATGAAGTTCATCGCCCAGACGCGCGCCAAGGTGCATCTGATGACGAGCGACAACTACCACCTGTCGGAGCTCGGCACGCAATGCATGGCCGAGCACGTCGCGCACGCGATGGTGGCCAGCATCTTCGTGCGCCGCTTCCGCCCCGCCGCGAAGCCGCCGGCCACGACGTCGAACTAG
- a CDS encoding OpgC protein (ID:RHAL1_01134;~source:Prodigal:2.6), with translation MRPANAIDFWRGYALISIFVNHIPGNFFERFQYRNLTLSDSAELFVFLAGWAMRLSIENPKRPMSNSAIVYKLWGRAFTIYVAQTFITEIAIFILAAASVWLDAPFLLDWHNVGAVFHQPVEAHIGLVLLTHQLGYFNILPLYVVLMLAAPAVALLYRALPMVVLPLSVGLYVATLILGWNLPSWPIEGTWFFSPFAWQLIYVLGFLLAGKRTDLGAFGRRHLRVLQMVAIPIVLVGLVIASTRYWDWISLPSLGLPVKVYDKTFMSPDRLASVLALIALGGGIFTYIDAWLPGLTNFLSMLGRNGLHVFCAGSLLSLCGQIVRFMYGGSIATDAILFVVGVSIMAATAWVLEWRSRTKAQAAPASAPVAQPVAAASSS, from the coding sequence ATGCGCCCAGCCAACGCGATCGACTTCTGGCGCGGCTACGCCCTGATCTCGATCTTCGTCAATCACATCCCGGGCAACTTCTTCGAGCGCTTCCAGTACCGCAACCTGACGCTGTCGGATTCCGCCGAGCTCTTCGTGTTCCTCGCCGGCTGGGCGATGCGGCTGTCGATCGAGAACCCGAAGCGGCCGATGTCGAACTCGGCGATCGTCTACAAGCTCTGGGGCCGCGCCTTCACGATCTACGTCGCGCAGACCTTCATCACCGAGATCGCGATCTTCATCCTGGCAGCCGCCTCGGTCTGGCTCGACGCGCCCTTCCTGCTCGATTGGCACAACGTCGGCGCGGTGTTCCACCAGCCGGTCGAGGCGCACATCGGGCTCGTGCTGCTGACCCACCAGCTCGGCTACTTCAACATCCTGCCGCTCTACGTGGTCCTGATGCTGGCAGCGCCGGCGGTCGCCCTGCTCTACCGCGCGCTCCCGATGGTCGTGCTGCCGCTGTCGGTCGGCCTCTACGTGGCGACGCTGATCCTCGGCTGGAACCTGCCGTCCTGGCCGATCGAGGGCACGTGGTTCTTCTCGCCCTTCGCCTGGCAGCTCATCTACGTCCTGGGCTTCCTGCTCGCCGGCAAGCGCACCGACCTCGGCGCCTTCGGCCGCCGGCACCTGCGCGTGCTGCAGATGGTCGCGATCCCGATCGTGCTGGTCGGGCTCGTCATTGCCTCGACTCGGTACTGGGACTGGATCTCGCTGCCGAGCCTCGGCCTGCCCGTGAAAGTCTACGACAAGACCTTCATGTCCCCCGACCGGCTCGCCAGCGTGCTGGCGCTGATCGCGCTCGGCGGCGGCATCTTCACCTACATCGACGCCTGGCTTCCAGGACTTACGAACTTCTTGTCGATGCTCGGCCGCAACGGCCTGCACGTCTTCTGTGCCGGCTCGCTGTTGAGCTTATGCGGCCAGATCGTCCGTTTTATGTATGGCGGTTCGATCGCGACCGATGCGATATTGTTCGTCGTCGGGGTCTCGATCATGGCCGCGACAGCATGGGTGCTCGAATGGCGTTCCCGTACAAAGGCCCAAGCCGCCCCGGCCTCCGCGCCGGTCGCGCAGCCGGTCGCGGCGGCCTCGTCCTCCTAG
- the nnrE gene encoding ADP-dependent (S)-NAD(P)H-hydrate dehydratase / NAD(P)H-hydrate epimerase (ID:RHAL1_01135;~source:Prodigal:2.6): protein MTRSSHPPEFPLELLEPKEMARADAITAQTIPSIALMERAGAAVARAALRLLPAAGARHVTIFCGPGNNGGDGYVAARLLADAGCEVEVAILGDRAALKGDAATAAAGWSGPTVAVASARLEATDLVIDALFGAGLARDLDGAAEAAVARINAWSAATDGQVLAVDIPSGVDGASGAIRGIAIDADETVTFFRLKPGHILMPGRAACGRLVLEDIGIAAKVLDEIAPATCLNAPGLWRDALPRPGLAGHKYARGHALVVSGPIAQTGAARLCARGALRIGAGLVTVATPRDALPIHAAALTAIMTRVADDAAELGAILADRRKNAVALGPGLGVGTGTRALVLAALAPPPPAPEAPPRGIVLDADALTSFADTPDALFEAIAAATMTVVLTPHDGEFAKLFGAAIDMTAAKPERARAAAKRSGAIVLLKGADTVVATPDGRAAIAASDAPWLATAGSGDVLAGFVAGLLAQAMPGFEAAAAAVWLHAEAARRFGPGLISEDLPDLLPGVLRDLLQP from the coding sequence ATGACCCGATCGAGCCACCCACCGGAGTTCCCGCTCGAGCTGCTCGAGCCGAAGGAGATGGCGCGGGCCGACGCCATCACCGCCCAGACGATCCCGAGCATCGCGCTGATGGAGCGCGCCGGCGCCGCCGTGGCGCGGGCGGCGCTGCGGCTGCTGCCGGCCGCAGGCGCACGCCACGTGACGATCTTCTGCGGCCCCGGCAACAATGGCGGCGACGGCTACGTCGCGGCGCGCCTGCTCGCCGACGCCGGCTGCGAGGTCGAGGTCGCGATCCTGGGCGACCGCGCCGCGCTCAAGGGCGACGCCGCCACCGCAGCCGCGGGCTGGAGCGGGCCGACCGTCGCCGTCGCCTCCGCCCGGCTTGAGGCGACGGACCTCGTGATCGATGCCCTGTTCGGCGCCGGCCTTGCCCGCGACCTCGACGGCGCGGCGGAGGCGGCCGTCGCCCGCATCAACGCCTGGTCCGCGGCGACCGACGGCCAGGTGCTCGCCGTCGACATCCCCTCGGGCGTCGACGGCGCCAGCGGCGCCATCCGCGGCATCGCCATCGACGCGGACGAAACCGTCACCTTCTTCCGGCTCAAGCCCGGACACATCCTGATGCCCGGCCGCGCCGCCTGCGGCCGGTTGGTGCTCGAGGACATCGGCATCGCGGCCAAGGTGCTCGACGAGATCGCCCCCGCGACGTGCCTCAATGCCCCGGGCCTCTGGCGCGACGCCCTGCCCCGCCCCGGTCTCGCCGGCCACAAGTACGCGCGCGGCCATGCGCTCGTGGTGTCGGGGCCCATCGCGCAGACCGGCGCGGCGCGGCTCTGCGCGCGCGGCGCCCTGCGCATCGGCGCGGGGCTGGTGACCGTGGCGACGCCTCGGGACGCCCTGCCGATTCACGCCGCCGCGCTGACCGCGATCATGACCCGCGTCGCCGACGATGCGGCGGAGCTCGGCGCGATCCTCGCCGACCGCCGCAAGAACGCCGTCGCGCTCGGACCCGGCCTCGGCGTCGGCACGGGCACGCGCGCGCTCGTGCTGGCGGCGCTCGCCCCTCCGCCGCCTGCGCCCGAGGCGCCACCGCGCGGCATCGTCCTCGATGCCGATGCGCTCACGAGCTTCGCCGACACGCCAGACGCCCTCTTCGAGGCCATCGCCGCCGCGACGATGACGGTGGTCCTCACCCCGCACGACGGCGAGTTCGCCAAGCTGTTCGGCGCCGCCATCGACATGACCGCCGCCAAGCCCGAACGCGCGCGGGCCGCGGCCAAGCGCAGCGGCGCGATCGTGCTCCTGAAGGGCGCCGACACGGTCGTCGCGACGCCGGACGGCCGCGCGGCGATCGCGGCGAGCGACGCGCCGTGGCTCGCCACCGCCGGCTCCGGCGATGTCCTGGCCGGGTTCGTCGCGGGGCTGCTCGCGCAGGCCATGCCGGGGTTCGAGGCGGCGGCCGCGGCGGTCTGGTTGCACGCCGAGGCGGCACGCCGGTTCGGTCCCGGCCTGATCTCGGAGGATCTGCCCGATCTCCTTCCGGGCGTGCTCCGCGATCTTCTGCAACCCTGA
- a CDS encoding Hemimethylated DNA binding protein (ID:RHAL1_01136;~source:Prodigal:2.6) encodes MYARVPMTTRQAKFGIGQVVRHRKYAFRGIIYDVDPVFANTQEWWESIPEDVRPRKDQPFYHLYAENADTEYVAYVSEQNLLADTSGDPIRHPQVDEMFVRAQDGAYQMKAARLN; translated from the coding sequence GTGTACGCGCGCGTTCCCATGACAACTCGACAGGCGAAGTTCGGGATCGGACAGGTCGTAAGGCACCGGAAGTACGCTTTCCGCGGCATCATCTATGATGTCGATCCGGTCTTTGCGAATACGCAGGAATGGTGGGAGTCGATCCCCGAGGACGTGCGTCCCCGCAAGGACCAGCCGTTCTACCATCTCTATGCCGAGAACGCCGACACCGAGTACGTCGCCTACGTCTCCGAGCAGAACCTGCTCGCCGACACGTCGGGCGATCCGATCCGCCATCCGCAGGTCGACGAGATGTTCGTCCGCGCCCAGGACGGCGCCTACCAGATGAAAGCGGCCCGCCTCAACTGA
- a CDS encoding Invasion-associated locus B family protein (ID:RHAL1_01137;~source:Prodigal:2.6) gives MPLITKRGLALALLATGVAITPAAAASKKKQPAPAAPAAQPDAGAAPAQGGAPQSNVLALVPTQKDWTKVCGKDQAAGKEVCYTTRDFSAEAGKPPVLALAVYDIKGEDVKIIRMLMPIGLMLRPGFRFSVDNGPTAEGSYEICFPNGCFAESKVRTSSVDTMKGGTKLAVSVRNQANNEVTFAVPLAGFGKAFDGPAIDPEVLRKQQEQLQAGLQKQAEEERKRLEAQKANGGAAGGAAIPKQ, from the coding sequence ATGCCGCTGATCACCAAGCGCGGTCTCGCACTCGCCCTGCTGGCCACCGGTGTGGCGATCACGCCGGCCGCCGCCGCGTCCAAGAAGAAGCAGCCGGCCCCGGCCGCCCCCGCCGCACAGCCAGACGCCGGTGCGGCCCCGGCCCAGGGCGGCGCGCCCCAGTCCAACGTCCTGGCCCTCGTGCCGACCCAGAAGGACTGGACCAAGGTGTGCGGCAAGGATCAGGCGGCCGGCAAGGAGGTCTGCTACACGACGCGCGACTTCTCCGCCGAGGCCGGCAAGCCGCCGGTGCTGGCGCTCGCCGTCTACGACATCAAGGGGGAGGACGTGAAGATCATCCGCATGCTCATGCCGATCGGCCTGATGCTGCGGCCCGGCTTCCGCTTCTCGGTCGACAACGGCCCGACCGCGGAAGGCTCCTACGAGATCTGCTTCCCGAACGGCTGCTTCGCCGAGTCGAAGGTCCGCACCTCGTCGGTCGACACGATGAAGGGCGGCACGAAGCTCGCGGTCAGCGTCCGCAACCAGGCCAACAACGAGGTCACCTTCGCGGTGCCGCTCGCCGGCTTCGGCAAGGCGTTCGACGGCCCGGCGATCGACCCGGAAGTTCTGCGCAAGCAGCAGGAGCAGCTGCAGGCGGGCCTGCAGAAGCAGGCCGAGGAGGAGCGCAAGCGGCTCGAGGCGCAGAAGGCGAACGGCGGCGCGGCGGGCGGCGCTGCGATCCCGAAGCAGTAA
- a CDS encoding putative AMP-dependent synthetase (ID:RHAL1_01138;~source:Prodigal:2.6), giving the protein MVEGMTSALSVGPGSVSHGQESQDTAFPASGFDALVMAAARECPDLVLVSDDGGATTAGVLARRVGRLAALLHHAGFAPGERILLVAGATTASIVALVAVLRAGLQPALAPVGLGPVELVAHARAANAVALIGPSSYGAADCGEAYLSAAALSDSIRMVATQGPGPVDGAADISFERLDAMVDVETAFPGGEPGTILTFAGPATAPDLKAHRQVALFADALSLVEQARINPSARIVSLLPPASLAGLVAGPCAALVGASSLALHGPFDAARFLAACDAEPGFHIVAPAAIGSAFEDGALTVDAMSLILVSRFADPGAFALPQDLACDRPITDLYAYGEDTVIAQRRQDGRAQPPARVTDKSESGSLGARLNRARAAHRRQGAEG; this is encoded by the coding sequence ATGGTCGAAGGCATGACGAGCGCGTTATCTGTGGGCCCGGGATCCGTGAGCCACGGACAAGAGAGCCAGGACACAGCCTTTCCCGCCAGCGGCTTCGACGCGCTCGTCATGGCTGCCGCTAGGGAATGTCCTGACCTCGTCCTCGTCAGCGACGACGGCGGCGCGACGACGGCCGGCGTGCTGGCGCGCCGGGTGGGGCGACTGGCCGCACTGCTTCACCACGCCGGGTTCGCGCCGGGCGAGCGCATCCTCCTCGTCGCCGGCGCGACGACGGCGTCCATCGTGGCGCTGGTCGCGGTGCTGCGCGCCGGGCTGCAGCCGGCGCTGGCGCCGGTCGGGCTCGGCCCGGTCGAGCTCGTCGCGCACGCCCGCGCGGCAAACGCCGTCGCGCTGATCGGGCCGTCGTCCTACGGCGCCGCCGACTGCGGCGAGGCCTACCTCTCGGCCGCCGCGCTCTCCGATTCGATCCGCATGGTCGCGACCCAGGGGCCGGGGCCCGTCGACGGCGCCGCCGACATCTCCTTCGAGCGCCTCGACGCCATGGTCGACGTCGAGACCGCGTTTCCCGGCGGCGAGCCGGGCACGATCCTGACCTTCGCCGGACCCGCCACGGCGCCGGACCTGAAGGCGCATCGCCAGGTCGCGCTGTTTGCCGATGCCCTGTCGCTGGTCGAGCAGGCGCGGATCAACCCGTCGGCGCGCATCGTCTCGCTGCTGCCGCCGGCGAGTCTCGCCGGGCTCGTCGCCGGGCCCTGCGCGGCACTCGTCGGCGCTTCGAGCCTGGCGCTGCATGGGCCGTTCGATGCCGCGCGCTTCCTCGCCGCCTGCGACGCCGAGCCCGGCTTCCATATCGTCGCGCCGGCCGCCATCGGCAGCGCCTTCGAGGACGGCGCGCTCACCGTCGACGCGATGTCGCTGATCCTGGTGTCGCGCTTCGCCGATCCCGGCGCCTTCGCGCTGCCGCAAGACCTCGCCTGCGACCGGCCGATCACCGACCTCTACGCCTACGGCGAGGACACGGTGATCGCGCAGCGCCGCCAGGACGGCCGCGCGCAGCCGCCGGCGCGGGTGACCGACAAGAGCGAGAGCGGCAGCCTCGGCGCCCGCCTCAACCGCGCCCGCGCCGCGCATCGCCGGCAGGGAGCCGAAGGCTGA